The DNA sequence AGCAGCTCGGGGTGTGGGCGGAGCGGATCGGAGCCGACATCATCAAGCATCGGATCGGGGCCGACCCGGCCGCCGTGGTGTTCGACGCGATCGACCACGCGGTCAAGACCGGCGGGGTCCTCCTGATCGACACCGCGGGCCGGCTCCATACCAAGCACAACCTGATGGAGGAATTGAAGAAGATCGAACGGACCGTCCAAAAGAAGCTCGGACGCCCCTCGGACGAGCGGCTCCTCGTCCTCGACGCGACGACCGGGCAGAACGGGATCTCGCAGGCGCGCCTGTTCCACGACGCAATCGACCTTTCCGGGATCGTCCTCACCAAGCTCGACGGGACGGCCAAAGGCGGCGTGGTCCTTGCCATCTGGGAAGAACTTAAGCTCCCGATTCTGTACATCGGGGTTGGGGAACAGCCGGAGGACCTGCACGAGTTCTCTGCCGAGCAGTTCGTCGAGGCGCTCTTCTCCGGGTAAAATCGCGAGATTGAGGGATCGAATGATTGGGAGAAAATAGCGATTGAAATTGCTCAATCGCGGGATCGCAGAATTTTTATGGAGGTGCAGTCAAGTGAAAAAGTACGTGTATTTCTTCAG is a window from the Candidatus Bipolaricaulota bacterium genome containing:
- the ftsY gene encoding signal recognition particle-docking protein FtsY, whose translation is MAWFDRLKQGLKRTRAGLAAPLGQILRGGKLEPETMEELEEALIAADVGARVATELVESLAAAGGAPLDALKQGIKARLAGAERRLALRTDGSPTVIFVAGVNGSGKTTTVAKIAARLRAETPEIPITFAAADTFRAAAIEQLGVWAERIGADIIKHRIGADPAAVVFDAIDHAVKTGGVLLIDTAGRLHTKHNLMEELKKIERTVQKKLGRPSDERLLVLDATTGQNGISQARLFHDAIDLSGIVLTKLDGTAKGGVVLAIWEELKLPILYIGVGEQPEDLHEFSAEQFVEALFSG